The following are from one region of the Candidatus Methylacidiphilales bacterium genome:
- a CDS encoding NAD(P)H-dependent oxidoreductase subunit E, translating into MHSPNYNAFVDELLTRTGCGPEATIPILQCIQREYRHLPEPALQHVSEITGIRLADLIGVATFYHQFRLGEAGRHTMRVCHGTACHVKGSENIDDHIHRQLKISDGHDTSPNNEFTVERVACLGCCTLAPVVKVDHTTYGRLTSDTINAMVEDFQATRHKTIADVDTIPGHLNGKGAEIRVGLGSCCMAKGSDKLFHQLRRTVKDFGIDASVKRVGCVGMCHQTPFVEVRLPGRPAAFYGKVDPDEAAGIVRRHFRPMSLRRRIVRWTDRTLEQLVTDGNDRKNTSGHALNVSEKTVAAFNERQVRIATEGLGEMDPLDLDEHIAHQGFTALRRVLGSNPEEIISTITQSGLRGRGGAGFPTGEKWARARAALAPDGVKYVIVNGDEGDPGAFMDGMLMESFPYRVIEGMLIAACCIGSTEGYIYVRAEYPRSVARLRAAIAKMEERGFLGTGIMGGNFNFKLRLFEGAGAFVCGEETALIESIEGKRGVPRMKPPYPADCGLWQRPTLINNVETFAMVPWIIRNGARAFAAHGTEKSKGTKVFSLAGKISRAALIEVPMGITIREIVEDIGGGMANGRQFKAVQIGGPSGGCIPAALDHTPVDYEALTAAGAIMGSGGMIVLDEDDCMVDMARYFITFLRDESCGQCTFCRIGTMRMYEILDKLCQGKGRSADLDELLQLASLTTQGSICGLGRSAPNPVLTTLRYFRNEYEAHIAGRCPAGKCKPLIQYVVQDNCTGCTICAQHCPVNAIPMTPYSRHQINTDLCTRCDVCRADCPENAITIMSGGIKCHEHSHKEPAPEALAQHE; encoded by the coding sequence ATGCACTCCCCAAACTACAACGCCTTTGTTGACGAGTTGCTCACGCGGACGGGCTGCGGGCCGGAGGCGACGATTCCGATTCTACAGTGCATCCAGCGCGAATACCGGCACCTGCCCGAACCGGCGTTGCAGCATGTTAGTGAAATCACCGGCATCCGGCTTGCCGACTTGATCGGCGTCGCGACGTTTTACCACCAGTTCCGGCTAGGCGAAGCCGGACGGCACACGATGCGGGTCTGCCACGGCACCGCCTGCCATGTCAAAGGCTCGGAAAACATCGACGACCATATCCACAGGCAACTCAAAATCTCCGATGGACACGACACCAGCCCGAACAACGAGTTCACCGTCGAACGCGTCGCCTGTCTCGGTTGCTGCACGCTGGCGCCGGTCGTCAAGGTGGATCACACCACGTACGGCCGCCTGACCTCCGACACCATCAATGCGATGGTCGAGGATTTTCAGGCAACCCGTCACAAAACGATCGCCGATGTGGACACCATCCCGGGACACCTCAATGGCAAGGGTGCTGAAATCCGTGTCGGCCTTGGTTCCTGTTGCATGGCAAAGGGCAGCGACAAATTGTTTCATCAATTGCGCCGGACTGTGAAGGATTTTGGCATTGATGCATCGGTTAAACGTGTCGGCTGCGTCGGCATGTGCCACCAGACGCCCTTCGTCGAGGTCCGGCTGCCAGGCAGGCCTGCGGCGTTCTATGGAAAGGTCGATCCAGACGAAGCGGCGGGGATCGTGCGCCGCCATTTCCGGCCAATGAGCCTGCGTCGGCGGATCGTTCGATGGACAGATCGGACGCTGGAACAACTCGTCACCGACGGCAACGACCGGAAAAATACCAGCGGTCACGCGCTCAATGTCAGCGAAAAAACAGTCGCAGCTTTTAACGAACGTCAGGTTCGCATTGCGACGGAAGGCTTGGGCGAGATGGATCCGCTCGACCTCGATGAGCACATCGCGCACCAGGGGTTCACCGCGCTCCGCCGGGTACTCGGCAGCAATCCGGAGGAGATCATCTCCACGATCACCCAAAGCGGCCTCCGTGGACGCGGCGGTGCGGGATTTCCGACCGGCGAGAAATGGGCGCGCGCGCGGGCGGCGTTGGCGCCGGATGGTGTGAAGTACGTGATTGTCAACGGCGATGAGGGCGATCCCGGAGCTTTCATGGACGGGATGCTGATGGAATCATTCCCGTACCGCGTGATTGAGGGGATGCTGATTGCGGCCTGCTGCATTGGCTCCACTGAAGGTTACATCTATGTTCGGGCCGAGTACCCGCGCTCCGTCGCACGGTTGCGCGCGGCAATTGCAAAAATGGAGGAACGCGGGTTTCTTGGAACCGGCATCATGGGCGGCAATTTTAATTTCAAGCTGCGTCTTTTCGAGGGTGCCGGGGCTTTCGTGTGCGGCGAGGAAACGGCATTGATCGAATCAATCGAAGGCAAGCGCGGCGTCCCCCGCATGAAACCGCCCTACCCGGCCGATTGCGGACTGTGGCAAAGGCCGACGTTGATCAACAACGTTGAGACGTTTGCGATGGTACCATGGATCATCCGCAACGGCGCCAGGGCATTTGCCGCGCATGGCACGGAAAAAAGCAAGGGCACAAAGGTATTCTCACTTGCCGGAAAAATTAGCAGGGCAGCACTCATCGAGGTGCCGATGGGCATCACGATCCGCGAGATCGTCGAAGACATTGGCGGCGGCATGGCAAACGGCAGGCAATTCAAGGCTGTGCAGATCGGCGGCCCGTCCGGGGGTTGCATCCCGGCTGCGTTGGATCACACGCCGGTCGATTACGAGGCATTGACGGCGGCCGGGGCGATCATGGGGTCGGGTGGAATGATCGTGCTCGACGAGGACGACTGCATGGTGGATATGGCGCGATATTTTATTACGTTTCTGCGCGACGAATCGTGCGGCCAATGCACATTCTGCCGCATCGGCACGATGCGGATGTACGAGATTCTCGACAAGCTTTGCCAGGGAAAAGGCCGGAGCGCCGACCTCGATGAGCTCCTGCAACTGGCCTCTCTCACCACCCAGGGCAGCATCTGCGGCCTTGGTCGGAGCGCTCCAAATCCGGTCCTCACCACGTTGCGGTATTTCCGAAATGAGTACGAGGCACACATCGCGGGCCGTTGTCCGGCCGGGAAATGCAAGCCGCTCATCCAGTACGTCGTCCAGGACAACTGCACCGGCTGCACCATTTGCGCCCAGCATTGCCCCGTCAATGCCATCCCGATGACACCCTACAGCCGTCACCAGATCAATACGGATCTCTGCACTCGCTGCGACGTTTGCCGCGCCGACTGCCCCGAGAACGCCATCACCATCATGAGCGGCGGAATCAAGTGCCACGAACACTCGCACAAGGAACCAGCGCCCGAAGCGCTGGCCCAACATGAATAA
- a CDS encoding 2Fe-2S iron-sulfur cluster-binding protein, giving the protein MNNSITLTIDSQSVTVPAGSTVLDAARQLGLNIPTLCHLAGVKENRPSCMACVVRIGNDPRLSPSCSTKVAAGMVVASETHEVKSARKAAMELLFSDHLGDCVSVCQRVCPARLQIPATIRLVAGGRMREAIALVKQNVVFPGVMGRICRAPCQAGCRRGKYDGAVAIQLIEREISNQDLAAAEPFTPACAAPTGKRIAIVGAGATGLSAAFFLMQSGHSCTVLDDHDKPGGHMRYGVPDTELPRAVLDGEIEVIKRLGLQLRLNMRLGRDIRLEELRQQFDSVIISVGNMQKTNPAGLGVEATARTIRIDSSTYQTSVPGVFAAGSAIRSGYDPARSVGDGRILAECVDSFLNGREHHVGQKDFTSTIPKLPTEEYQELAKGAVGVLSVRELITEAEIAAGRCCHCDCRSAGNCRLRIFAEAYQVDPKAYQGEHRRRFEFIRQPAGVIFEPGKCISCGICIELASQARVPLGMTYIGRGFDLKIGVPLNGPLADGLQQVAEDCVKHCPTGALAFEDESKNAIKNSRRP; this is encoded by the coding sequence ATGAATAATTCCATCACCCTGACCATCGACAGCCAATCCGTCACTGTACCGGCCGGCAGCACAGTACTCGATGCCGCGCGCCAGTTGGGGCTGAATATTCCAACCCTCTGCCACCTCGCCGGCGTGAAGGAAAACCGGCCGTCATGCATGGCATGCGTTGTGCGAATCGGCAATGACCCGCGTCTGTCGCCGTCGTGCTCGACGAAAGTCGCCGCAGGCATGGTTGTCGCCAGTGAAACGCACGAAGTCAAATCTGCGCGCAAGGCGGCGATGGAACTCCTGTTCAGCGATCATCTCGGCGATTGCGTTTCCGTCTGTCAGCGCGTTTGTCCAGCCCGGCTCCAGATTCCCGCCACCATCCGGCTCGTCGCGGGTGGCAGGATGCGCGAAGCCATCGCGCTGGTGAAACAAAACGTTGTGTTCCCCGGTGTGATGGGCCGGATCTGCCGCGCTCCGTGCCAGGCCGGCTGCCGCCGTGGCAAATACGACGGCGCCGTGGCGATCCAATTGATCGAACGCGAAATCTCAAACCAGGATTTGGCCGCAGCCGAGCCGTTTACACCCGCCTGCGCGGCACCGACAGGCAAACGCATCGCCATCGTCGGCGCCGGAGCGACCGGTTTGAGCGCCGCGTTTTTCCTGATGCAATCCGGCCATTCCTGTACCGTTTTGGACGATCACGACAAACCAGGCGGCCATATGCGCTATGGCGTTCCGGATACAGAGTTGCCCCGGGCGGTACTCGACGGCGAAATTGAAGTCATCAAACGGCTTGGCCTCCAACTACGCCTGAACATGCGCCTTGGACGGGACATCCGCCTGGAAGAGCTCCGGCAACAATTTGACTCGGTAATCATTTCCGTCGGCAACATGCAAAAAACAAACCCCGCCGGACTCGGTGTCGAGGCCACGGCACGCACCATTCGCATTGATTCGTCCACCTACCAGACCAGCGTCCCCGGCGTATTCGCCGCAGGCAGTGCAATCCGCAGCGGTTATGATCCCGCGCGCTCGGTCGGCGATGGACGGATTCTGGCGGAGTGTGTGGACAGTTTCCTAAACGGACGGGAGCATCATGTCGGCCAAAAGGATTTCACCTCGACGATTCCAAAACTGCCCACGGAGGAATATCAGGAGCTGGCAAAGGGCGCGGTCGGGGTGCTGAGTGTACGGGAGTTAATCACGGAAGCCGAGATTGCCGCAGGCCGTTGCTGCCATTGCGACTGCCGTTCGGCCGGCAATTGCCGGCTCCGCATCTTTGCGGAAGCGTACCAGGTGGACCCAAAAGCCTATCAGGGCGAACATCGCCGCAGGTTCGAGTTTATTCGCCAGCCGGCCGGGGTGATCTTCGAACCCGGCAAGTGCATCTCATGCGGCATCTGCATCGAACTGGCCTCGCAGGCCCGTGTCCCCCTCGGCATGACATACATCGGGCGCGGGTTCGACTTGAAAATCGGCGTGCCGCTCAACGGCCCGCTCGCCGACGGCCTGCAACAAGTGGCGGAAGATTGCGTGAAACATTGTCCCACAGGCGCCCTGGCGTTCGAGGACGAATCTAAAAACGCCATCAAAAATTCACGCCGGCCCTGA
- a CDS encoding TonB-dependent receptor codes for MKNTPVLLVLSIAVFFPGWVAGQETAGNPEELPMITVVAEKKPGPLQDVPAGVTAVTGKTLDADGVTTVKDASIFAPNVFVNEFGAQKLSNPYFRGIGSSPNNPGITTFIDGVPQLNANSSSIHFLDIDQVEFVRGSQGELYGRDTVGGLINITSRPPGLTSWHMDTEGNYGNYDFREAQLSASGPIVSNELGLGLGGGYTARDGYTKNDFTGHDLDSRNDFFGKGQLLWRPESDWEIRLLFAGERDHDGDYALGDLGMIRADPHHVSHDFEGYTHRYVMSPTLWVGYKGETVDFTMITGLVHWQTEDLTDLDYTSDPSLYSTRRNTEKELQFSEEFRFASSKDTPLELADDLKLKWQAGVFTFTQDYKQDAFNDLSSSFAGLGPGFRLTQRQNADLQDVGTGVYGQSTLTAWDKLDFTFGLRCDWEQKDANFQTTTTVPLPPPFGGVFPSSVAASKDYTDVSPHFGLGYHVTKDHLVYATVTQGYKAGGFNASAPAGSESYGEEHTWDYELGCKTEWLNKRLLANLSLFYIDWRNIQTNQPNPASPGQFYIANAGAAASKGVELELTARPVAGLDIFGGFGYTDARFLSGSTDSGVNIGGNRLQYAPEFTANAGTQYSLALCKEMTAYARAEVIACGSYEYNNQNNAGQEAYTLANFRLGVRGVRWFAEGWIKNAFDTNYVPVAFTYNSPAGLIGESGAPMTCGVRAGVNF; via the coding sequence ATGAAAAATACGCCCGTATTGTTAGTTCTATCGATTGCTGTTTTCTTCCCGGGCTGGGTGGCGGGGCAGGAGACGGCGGGCAACCCGGAAGAGTTGCCCATGATTACGGTCGTGGCTGAAAAAAAGCCGGGCCCGTTGCAGGACGTTCCCGCGGGTGTTACGGCGGTGACCGGCAAGACTCTTGATGCTGACGGTGTCACCACAGTGAAAGACGCGTCAATCTTTGCGCCAAACGTGTTCGTGAATGAGTTTGGCGCGCAAAAGCTCAGCAATCCATACTTCCGCGGGATCGGCTCCAGTCCGAACAATCCAGGAATCACGACATTTATCGACGGCGTGCCGCAGTTGAATGCAAACTCATCAAGCATCCATTTTCTGGATATCGATCAGGTCGAGTTTGTACGCGGTTCACAGGGGGAGTTATATGGGCGCGACACCGTCGGAGGCCTGATCAACATCACCAGTCGCCCGCCGGGCCTTACGTCATGGCACATGGACACGGAAGGCAACTACGGAAACTACGATTTTCGCGAGGCACAGTTGTCGGCGAGCGGACCGATTGTTTCCAATGAACTGGGACTCGGCCTGGGCGGAGGCTACACGGCGCGTGACGGATACACCAAAAACGATTTTACGGGGCATGACCTGGACAGTCGCAACGATTTCTTTGGCAAAGGGCAATTGTTGTGGCGGCCTGAGAGTGACTGGGAAATACGGCTCTTGTTTGCCGGAGAACGGGATCACGATGGCGACTACGCGCTTGGCGATCTCGGAATGATCCGAGCCGATCCGCACCATGTCTCGCACGATTTTGAAGGCTATACCCACCGGTACGTTATGTCGCCGACATTGTGGGTTGGGTACAAGGGCGAGACGGTGGATTTTACGATGATCACCGGCCTGGTGCATTGGCAGACAGAAGACCTGACGGATCTGGATTATACATCCGACCCGAGCCTGTACTCAACCCGGCGGAACACGGAAAAGGAGCTGCAGTTCAGCGAGGAATTCCGCTTTGCCTCGTCGAAAGACACCCCGTTGGAACTGGCCGACGATCTGAAACTGAAATGGCAGGCGGGAGTGTTTACATTCACCCAGGACTACAAACAGGATGCCTTCAACGACCTGAGTTCTTCTTTCGCCGGGCTTGGGCCGGGATTCCGTTTGACCCAGCGGCAGAACGCCGATCTGCAGGATGTCGGAACCGGGGTTTATGGCCAGTCAACGCTCACGGCATGGGACAAGCTGGATTTTACATTCGGACTTCGCTGTGATTGGGAACAGAAAGATGCCAATTTTCAAACAACCACCACAGTTCCGTTGCCGCCACCGTTTGGCGGGGTATTTCCCTCATCCGTAGCGGCGAGCAAGGATTACACCGATGTTTCGCCGCACTTTGGCCTGGGGTATCATGTGACAAAGGATCATTTGGTTTATGCGACTGTGACACAAGGCTACAAAGCCGGCGGATTCAACGCATCGGCCCCTGCAGGCAGCGAATCATACGGTGAAGAACACACCTGGGATTATGAACTTGGATGCAAAACTGAATGGTTGAACAAGCGGCTTCTGGCCAATCTTTCGCTGTTTTACATTGACTGGCGAAACATCCAAACCAACCAGCCCAATCCGGCCTCGCCCGGCCAATTCTACATAGCCAACGCCGGTGCTGCAGCCAGCAAAGGCGTCGAGTTGGAGTTGACTGCGCGTCCTGTTGCCGGCCTGGATATTTTTGGCGGATTTGGTTATACCGATGCCAGGTTCCTATCCGGCAGCACTGATAGCGGCGTTAATATTGGCGGCAACAGATTGCAATATGCCCCGGAGTTCACCGCGAATGCGGGCACGCAATATTCACTGGCTTTGTGCAAGGAAATGACCGCCTATGCGCGCGCCGAGGTTATTGCTTGCGGCAGTTACGAGTACAACAACCAAAACAACGCCGGCCAGGAAGCTTACACGCTTGCCAATTTCCGGCTTGGAGTGCGTGGTGTGCGCTGGTTCGCCGAAGGCTGGATCAAGAACGCGTTTGATACCAACTATGTCCCGGTTGCCTTTACTTACAACTCGCCCGCCGGACTCATTGGCGAGAGCGGCGCACCCATGACTTGCGGGGTCAGGGCCGGCGTGAATTTTTGA
- a CDS encoding PQQ-binding-like beta-propeller repeat protein, translating to MNHKTTGNSLSSYAYANLLLGWMLVIAWGVASAHAGDWPQFRGPKQDGVSTETGINKNWAEKPPQVVWTCELSDDGFGGPCVAQGKVYIVDHQGTDDIVRALDAETGKEIWRFACPGPSQSRNGFTGATPTVDHGNVIVIGRKGIVHALKADTGKMIWERDIMADFKGRFPEWDMNISPVVDDGRLIVVPGGADASVVALNEQTGETIWRGAGSEPGYATPLVVELDGQKQYVTFTAEGLAGWKPETGQRLWSVPWITPHKQNAATPIVMGNRIFISSAWGAGCALVEVKANNPKVLWSNKTMLARFNSPVFWKGFIYGVSEPGNLKCIDAATGELQWEKAGFEFGPVMVVDGALIAVNGKSGAVILIEAKSGNYRELGRIQPLAGSVWTAPIVANGKLLVRNKKTLACLNIQDPEPAIQRNN from the coding sequence ATGAACCATAAAACAACAGGCAATTCCTTGTCTTCATACGCATACGCGAATTTACTGTTAGGCTGGATGCTTGTCATCGCATGGGGTGTTGCGAGCGCGCATGCCGGGGATTGGCCGCAATTCAGGGGGCCCAAGCAGGATGGAGTATCGACCGAGACCGGCATCAACAAAAACTGGGCGGAAAAGCCGCCGCAGGTCGTGTGGACCTGCGAGTTGTCAGACGATGGATTTGGAGGACCGTGCGTGGCGCAAGGAAAGGTGTACATCGTGGATCATCAGGGCACGGATGATATCGTTCGGGCCTTGGATGCGGAAACCGGCAAGGAAATATGGCGCTTTGCCTGCCCTGGCCCGTCTCAGAGCCGCAATGGCTTCACGGGTGCGACGCCGACGGTGGATCACGGAAATGTCATCGTGATCGGCCGCAAGGGAATCGTGCATGCTTTGAAAGCCGACACCGGAAAGATGATCTGGGAACGGGATATCATGGCGGACTTCAAGGGGAGATTTCCAGAGTGGGATATGAATATCTCGCCGGTTGTGGATGACGGGCGACTGATTGTCGTGCCGGGAGGAGCGGATGCTTCCGTGGTGGCCTTAAACGAGCAGACAGGAGAAACGATCTGGCGGGGGGCAGGTTCCGAGCCGGGATATGCGACTCCCCTGGTTGTGGAGTTGGACGGCCAGAAACAGTACGTGACGTTTACGGCCGAGGGACTGGCGGGATGGAAGCCGGAAACCGGCCAACGCCTGTGGAGTGTGCCATGGATAACCCCCCACAAGCAGAATGCCGCCACACCGATCGTGATGGGAAATCGCATCTTCATCAGCAGCGCGTGGGGTGCGGGTTGCGCCTTGGTTGAAGTGAAGGCCAACAATCCGAAGGTGTTGTGGAGCAACAAAACGATGCTGGCCCGGTTCAACAGTCCGGTTTTTTGGAAGGGATTTATTTATGGAGTCAGTGAACCGGGGAATCTGAAGTGCATCGATGCTGCGACGGGAGAACTGCAATGGGAAAAGGCGGGGTTCGAGTTTGGTCCGGTGATGGTCGTTGATGGTGCGCTTATTGCGGTGAACGGCAAGAGCGGTGCTGTGATCCTGATTGAAGCCAAGAGCGGGAACTATCGGGAATTGGGGCGGATCCAGCCCCTTGCGGGCTCCGTGTGGACGGCCCCGATCGTGGCGAACGGCAAGTTGCTCGTGCGAAATAAAAAGACATTGGCTTGCCTGAATATCCAGGACCCGGAACCCGCCATCCAACGGAATAACTAA
- a CDS encoding MarR family winged helix-turn-helix transcriptional regulator, protein MAPAPTPSSTHRRRLAPLMRRTWYSINQTFRRRIAHAKLTPDQFIVLRWLTEGDPRGTTVNELCVLMSSDPNTMAVLIRRMKQMGLVTRHGDETDGRILRIRLTAKGRRAFAGLRHIALDLQTEILSVLPAGERNEFLDSLEQVSEKCRALLDASLKNSQSCRG, encoded by the coding sequence ATGGCTCCAGCCCCGACACCTTCCTCCACACACCGGCGCAGGCTTGCGCCCTTGATGCGAAGAACCTGGTACAGCATTAACCAGACCTTCCGCCGACGCATCGCCCATGCCAAGTTGACACCGGACCAGTTCATCGTGCTGCGCTGGCTTACAGAGGGTGATCCCAGGGGCACAACCGTCAATGAATTGTGTGTGTTGATGTCCAGCGACCCGAACACGATGGCCGTGCTCATCCGCCGCATGAAGCAGATGGGGCTGGTCACCAGACACGGCGATGAGACCGACGGCCGCATCCTGAGGATCCGCCTGACCGCCAAGGGACGACGCGCATTTGCCGGGCTTCGGCACATCGCATTGGACTTGCAGACGGAAATCCTATCCGTGCTGCCGGCCGGCGAGCGGAATGAGTTTCTCGACAGCCTCGAACAAGTGTCGGAAAAGTGCCGCGCATTGCTCGATGCGAGTCTCAAGAATTCCCAGTCTTGCCGGGGTTGA
- a CDS encoding PQQ-binding-like beta-propeller repeat protein encodes MKRTLQLILLPLILGTAALAAATSPETQATRAHGWLSWRGPQQNGSSLETGLPDKIRIGGKNQLWAADFPGQSTPVIANGKVYVMGYLGDGPDMQEGVACFDAETGEKQWQQLYNDFLSDTIYLRYATSSPAIDAETGNVYMQDTQGIFGCFTADGKPVWQHDLMEEFGRLTFPNSRTASPLIDRDLVITRGITANWGAQGPAADRFYAYDKKTGDLAWVSSPGDKPKDNSFSHPVLGWLNGKRVFYAACGDGSIVCVNTRTGAPLWRVPLFTSGINASLVVHNNDKIIAIFGTPYEKGETIAIKIPTVEPANPAAGPVVIDPATVRLWTNEASTSVSSLALNKDRVYLVTETGELCAIDANTGKTAWKLKVGIEQRTSTPLFADGKIYVPVLNEPGESGGDDSGAGSKGAFYIIQPGKTEGKILCHVALEGRCFGSPTAYNGKIYVQTTKKLYCFGTKGNNPNLPAEPAAEKWPAPGPKKQLQIIPAEVLLKPGENIPLHIRALDANGFTVEESVDPKSIKWEPFIPATAKVKSTMKASVNDAGQLVATSDPAPSAGMMQASLGELHGYLRGRILPNLPLKEDFEEFKLTETNATEGASFAYPPLSWIGARFKFEVRERDGNKALTKTIDNRFFQRAQVFIGHPDMKNYTIEADVLSDGNKRKMSDVGVINQRYAILLKGNEQKLEVNSNLERLHLAVPFKWTPNEWYHLKTRVDIAVNGAGMIRAKAWKRGEAEPSAWTIEVPHRTAHRNGSPGLFGFAPQDMRVYIDNITVKSND; translated from the coding sequence ATGAAACGGACACTCCAACTGATCCTCCTTCCGCTGATTCTTGGCACTGCCGCCCTTGCCGCCGCCACCAGCCCCGAAACCCAGGCAACTCGGGCCCACGGTTGGCTTTCATGGCGCGGACCACAGCAGAACGGCAGCTCGCTGGAAACCGGGTTGCCCGACAAGATCCGGATAGGCGGTAAAAACCAGTTGTGGGCGGCGGATTTCCCCGGACAATCCACGCCGGTGATCGCCAACGGCAAGGTGTATGTGATGGGCTACCTCGGCGACGGGCCGGATATGCAGGAAGGCGTTGCCTGCTTCGATGCCGAAACCGGGGAAAAGCAGTGGCAGCAGCTTTACAACGATTTCCTCAGCGACACGATCTATTTGCGATACGCGACTTCCAGCCCCGCCATCGATGCTGAAACCGGCAACGTTTACATGCAGGACACCCAGGGCATTTTCGGTTGTTTTACAGCCGACGGAAAACCGGTCTGGCAGCACGACTTGATGGAGGAGTTCGGCCGTCTCACCTTTCCTAACAGTCGCACCGCCTCACCGCTGATCGACCGCGACCTCGTCATCACTCGCGGGATCACCGCCAACTGGGGCGCTCAAGGTCCTGCAGCCGATCGTTTTTATGCATACGACAAGAAGACCGGCGACCTGGCCTGGGTATCCAGCCCGGGCGACAAACCGAAGGACAACTCATTCTCTCATCCCGTGCTCGGCTGGCTCAACGGCAAGCGCGTTTTCTACGCCGCATGCGGTGACGGCAGCATCGTCTGCGTGAACACCCGCACCGGCGCCCCGCTTTGGCGCGTGCCTTTGTTTACTTCCGGGATCAACGCTTCGCTGGTCGTTCACAACAACGACAAAATCATCGCCATCTTCGGCACACCCTATGAAAAAGGCGAAACCATCGCCATCAAAATTCCGACCGTCGAACCGGCCAACCCCGCCGCAGGCCCCGTCGTGATTGATCCCGCAACCGTCCGCCTCTGGACCAACGAAGCTTCCACCTCGGTGAGTTCCCTGGCCCTCAACAAGGATCGCGTCTATCTTGTCACAGAAACCGGTGAGCTCTGCGCCATTGACGCCAACACCGGCAAGACCGCCTGGAAACTCAAGGTTGGCATCGAACAGCGGACTTCGACACCGCTGTTTGCCGATGGCAAAATTTACGTCCCGGTCCTCAACGAGCCCGGCGAAAGCGGGGGTGATGACTCGGGTGCCGGCAGCAAGGGCGCCTTCTACATCATCCAACCGGGCAAAACCGAGGGCAAAATTCTTTGCCATGTCGCACTCGAAGGTCGCTGTTTCGGCAGCCCAACAGCCTACAATGGCAAGATTTACGTCCAGACAACCAAGAAACTCTATTGTTTCGGCACCAAAGGCAACAATCCGAACCTCCCGGCTGAACCCGCTGCCGAAAAATGGCCGGCACCGGGTCCAAAGAAACAACTCCAGATCATTCCGGCGGAAGTGTTGCTGAAACCAGGTGAAAACATTCCCTTGCATATCCGTGCGCTGGATGCCAACGGATTCACCGTCGAGGAAAGCGTCGATCCGAAGTCGATCAAATGGGAACCATTCATTCCAGCCACGGCGAAAGTAAAATCGACGATGAAAGCCTCAGTCAACGACGCCGGCCAACTTGTCGCAACGTCCGACCCGGCGCCTTCCGCGGGCATGATGCAGGCGTCGCTCGGTGAATTGCACGGCTATCTGCGCGGCCGCATTTTGCCGAACCTGCCACTCAAGGAAGATTTTGAAGAGTTCAAGCTTACGGAAACCAATGCCACCGAGGGAGCGTCATTTGCCTATCCACCGCTCTCATGGATCGGCGCACGGTTCAAGTTTGAAGTCCGCGAACGCGATGGCAATAAGGCACTCACCAAAACCATCGACAACAGATTTTTTCAACGCGCGCAGGTGTTCATCGGCCATCCCGACATGAAAAACTACACCATTGAGGCTGATGTCCTCAGCGACGGCAACAAACGCAAGATGTCCGACGTCGGTGTCATCAACCAGCGTTACGCCATACTTCTCAAAGGCAACGAGCAAAAACTTGAAGTTAACTCCAACCTCGAACGCCTCCACCTGGCCGTCCCGTTCAAGTGGACTCCGAACGAGTGGTACCACTTGAAAACGCGCGTCGATATCGCCGTTAACGGCGCCGGTATGATTCGCGCCAAGGCCTGGAAACGCGGCGAAGCCGAACCATCCGCGTGGACCATCGAAGTCCCGCACCGCACCGCGCACCGCAACGGCTCCCCGGGCCTATTTGGCTTCGCACCGCAAGACATGCGCGTGTACATCGATAACATTACGGTGAAATCCAATGATTAA